From Acipenser ruthenus chromosome 2, fAciRut3.2 maternal haplotype, whole genome shotgun sequence, a single genomic window includes:
- the LOC117409030 gene encoding spindlin-Z isoform X1, translated as MLIYLDVVCSLFTPGVHISSILGHTGVSASMMKKKGSHKKHRNNVGPSKPVSQPRRNIVGCRIQHGWKEGSGPVTQWKGTVLDQVPVNPSLYLIKYDGFDCVYGLELHKDDRVQGLEVLPDRIASSRISDAHLADTMIGKAVEHMFETEDGSKDEWRGMVLARAPIMNTWFYITYEKDPVLYMYQLLDDYKEGDLRIMPDSNDSPPAEREPGEVVDSLVGKQVEYAKEDGSKRTGMVIHQVEAKPSVYFIKFDDDFHIYVYDLVKTS; from the exons ATGCTGATATACCTTGATGTGGTGTGCAGTTTATTCACCCCTGGCGTTCATATTTCTTCAATTTTAGGGCACACAGGTGTTTCTGCAAGTATGATGAAGAAAAAAGGTTCCCACAA AAAGCATCGCAACAATGTGGGGCCCAGCAAGCCTGTTTCTCAGCCCCGGCGGAATATTGTTGGGTGTAGAATACAACATGGTTGGAAAGAAGGAAGTGGACCTGTAACACAATGGAAGGGAACCGTTCTAGATCAGGTTCCAGTTAACCCCTCTCTCTACTTGATTAAATACGATGGATTTGACTGTGTCTATGGACTTGAGCTTCACAAAGATGACAGGGTTCAAGGTCTCGAGGTTCTGCCAGACAGAATAG ccTCTTCTCGAATCAGTGACGCACACCTAGCAGATACAATGATTGGCAAAGCTGTGGAGCACATGTTTGAAACAGAAGACGGATCAAAAGATGAATGGAGGGGCATGGTTCTAGCCCGCGCTCCAATTATGAACACATGGTTTTATATCACTTATGAAAAGGATCCTGTTTTATACATGTACCAACTCCTAGATGATTATAAAGAGGGTGACCTGCGGATAATGCCAGACTCCA ATGACTCGCCTCCTGCTGAGCGAGAGCCCGGAGAGGTTGTTGACAGTCTTGTGGGGAAGCAAGTGGAATATGCCAAAGAAGATGGCTCTAAAAGGACTGGCATGGTCATCCATCAGGTGGAAGCCAAACCATCGGTTTATTTCATCAAGTTTGATGACGATTTCCACATTTACGTCTATGATTTAGTAAAAACATCTTAG
- the LOC117409030 gene encoding spindlin-Z isoform X2 encodes MKTPFGKTSGQRSRADAGHTGVSASMMKKKGSHKKHRNNVGPSKPVSQPRRNIVGCRIQHGWKEGSGPVTQWKGTVLDQVPVNPSLYLIKYDGFDCVYGLELHKDDRVQGLEVLPDRIASSRISDAHLADTMIGKAVEHMFETEDGSKDEWRGMVLARAPIMNTWFYITYEKDPVLYMYQLLDDYKEGDLRIMPDSNDSPPAEREPGEVVDSLVGKQVEYAKEDGSKRTGMVIHQVEAKPSVYFIKFDDDFHIYVYDLVKTS; translated from the exons GGCACACAGGTGTTTCTGCAAGTATGATGAAGAAAAAAGGTTCCCACAA AAAGCATCGCAACAATGTGGGGCCCAGCAAGCCTGTTTCTCAGCCCCGGCGGAATATTGTTGGGTGTAGAATACAACATGGTTGGAAAGAAGGAAGTGGACCTGTAACACAATGGAAGGGAACCGTTCTAGATCAGGTTCCAGTTAACCCCTCTCTCTACTTGATTAAATACGATGGATTTGACTGTGTCTATGGACTTGAGCTTCACAAAGATGACAGGGTTCAAGGTCTCGAGGTTCTGCCAGACAGAATAG ccTCTTCTCGAATCAGTGACGCACACCTAGCAGATACAATGATTGGCAAAGCTGTGGAGCACATGTTTGAAACAGAAGACGGATCAAAAGATGAATGGAGGGGCATGGTTCTAGCCCGCGCTCCAATTATGAACACATGGTTTTATATCACTTATGAAAAGGATCCTGTTTTATACATGTACCAACTCCTAGATGATTATAAAGAGGGTGACCTGCGGATAATGCCAGACTCCA ATGACTCGCCTCCTGCTGAGCGAGAGCCCGGAGAGGTTGTTGACAGTCTTGTGGGGAAGCAAGTGGAATATGCCAAAGAAGATGGCTCTAAAAGGACTGGCATGGTCATCCATCAGGTGGAAGCCAAACCATCGGTTTATTTCATCAAGTTTGATGACGATTTCCACATTTACGTCTATGATTTAGTAAAAACATCTTAG
- the LOC117409030 gene encoding spindlin-Z isoform X3 — translation MMKKKGSHKKHRNNVGPSKPVSQPRRNIVGCRIQHGWKEGSGPVTQWKGTVLDQVPVNPSLYLIKYDGFDCVYGLELHKDDRVQGLEVLPDRIASSRISDAHLADTMIGKAVEHMFETEDGSKDEWRGMVLARAPIMNTWFYITYEKDPVLYMYQLLDDYKEGDLRIMPDSNDSPPAEREPGEVVDSLVGKQVEYAKEDGSKRTGMVIHQVEAKPSVYFIKFDDDFHIYVYDLVKTS, via the exons ATGATGAAGAAAAAAGGTTCCCACAA AAAGCATCGCAACAATGTGGGGCCCAGCAAGCCTGTTTCTCAGCCCCGGCGGAATATTGTTGGGTGTAGAATACAACATGGTTGGAAAGAAGGAAGTGGACCTGTAACACAATGGAAGGGAACCGTTCTAGATCAGGTTCCAGTTAACCCCTCTCTCTACTTGATTAAATACGATGGATTTGACTGTGTCTATGGACTTGAGCTTCACAAAGATGACAGGGTTCAAGGTCTCGAGGTTCTGCCAGACAGAATAG ccTCTTCTCGAATCAGTGACGCACACCTAGCAGATACAATGATTGGCAAAGCTGTGGAGCACATGTTTGAAACAGAAGACGGATCAAAAGATGAATGGAGGGGCATGGTTCTAGCCCGCGCTCCAATTATGAACACATGGTTTTATATCACTTATGAAAAGGATCCTGTTTTATACATGTACCAACTCCTAGATGATTATAAAGAGGGTGACCTGCGGATAATGCCAGACTCCA ATGACTCGCCTCCTGCTGAGCGAGAGCCCGGAGAGGTTGTTGACAGTCTTGTGGGGAAGCAAGTGGAATATGCCAAAGAAGATGGCTCTAAAAGGACTGGCATGGTCATCCATCAGGTGGAAGCCAAACCATCGGTTTATTTCATCAAGTTTGATGACGATTTCCACATTTACGTCTATGATTTAGTAAAAACATCTTAG
- the LOC117962602 gene encoding nucleoredoxin-like protein 2 produces MVDVFSGRTLLNKDGDSVDPEEALRNKVVGLYFSAGWCPPCRDFTPILCDFHTELVEENDPPAQFEIVFISSDKTAEDMVEYMHDLHGDWLALPWSDPYRHELKKKYNITAIPKLVIVKENGEVITDKGRKQIRDQGLACFKNWLDVADIFQNFSG; encoded by the exons ATGGTTGATGTGTTTTCTGGTCGGACGCTTCTGAATAAGGATGGGGATTCAGTGGACCCTGAAGAGGCTCTAAGAAATAAAGTGGTCGGCCTGTATTTCTCTGCTGGTTGGTGCCCTCCTTGCAGAGATTTCACGCCGATTCTCTGTGACTTCCACACGGAGCTCGTTGAGGAAAACGACCCACCTGCCCAGTTCGAAATAGTTTTTATCTCTTCAGACAAGACGGCAGAGGACATGGTGGAGTACATGCATGATCTGCACGGAGACTGGTTGGCGCTGCCATGGAGTGATCCGTATAGGCA TGAATTAAAAAAGAAGTACAACATCACAGCCATACCAAAGCTGGTAATTGTGAAAGAAAATGGAGAAGTCATTACTGATAAAGGCCGAAAACAAATCCGGGATCAAGGATTAGCCTGCTTCAAAAACTGGCTGGACGTGGCAGATATTTTCCAGAATTTTTCAGGTTGA